From Cardiocondyla obscurior isolate alpha-2009 linkage group LG09, Cobs3.1, whole genome shotgun sequence, one genomic window encodes:
- the LOC139105502 gene encoding aquaporin AQPAe.a isoform X2 has product MAIHDKIWRVQKNTTTMFVAEIVGTFILMFVGCMGTIGSMGPNPPPPLQTALAFGLTVNFIIMMVGHLSGAHLNPAITIGAVLQGSKSIPTGVIYILGQFIGATAGYGLLKIVTPLELFNDGNINSNVGVCMTVVHPGLNKVQAVLIETLVTSFLLCAACATWDPRCAHLSDSVAIKFGLMVAVLSFTAGPYTGCSMNPARTFAPALWNNTWRDHWIYWVGPILGAVLGTYVYQLLSMVTQKEEIRR; this is encoded by the exons ATGGCCATTCACG ataaaatatgGAGAGTGCAAAAAAACACGACGACGATGTTCGTGGCAGAGATCGTTGGCACGTTCATCCTCATGTTTGTCGGTTGTATGGGAACTATCGGTAGTATGGGACCAAACCCACCTCCCCCGTTGCAAACGGCACTCGCCTTCGGCCTGACGGTGAACTTTATAATTATG ATGGTGGGCCATTTAAGTGGCGCTCATCTTAATCCGGCTATCACCATCGGCGCGGTCCTTCAAGGTTCGAAATCAATTCCAACTGGCGTGATTTACATTCTAGGACAATTCATTGGTGCCACCGCGGGATATGGACTTTTAAAA ATAGTAACGCCGCtggaattatttaatgatGGGAATATCAACTCGAATGTCGGCGTTTGCATGACAGTTGTTCATCCGGGACTCAATAAAGTACAAGCTGTATTAATCGAGACATTGGTTACGAGTTTTTTACTTTGTGCGGCTTGCGCCACATGGGATCCACGATGCGCTCATCTTTCGGACTCGGTTGCTATTAAATTCGGGCTTATGGTCGCTGTTCTTTCTTTCACGGCG gGGCCTTACACAGGTTGTAGTATGAATCCAGCACGGACGTTTGCGCCAGCACTTTGGAATAACACTTGGCGGGATCACTGG aTCTATTGGGTTGGCCCTATTTTGGGAGCTGTACTTGGAACGTATGTCTATCAATTGCTGTCTATGGTAACACAAAAGGAAGAGATACGCCGTTAA
- the LOC139105501 gene encoding odorant receptor 43a-like, with product MPTEDPQPFKNHNYKADTEYVVKVAKTLLTPVGIWPLYRGNSTSDKIKNYIQTTFIFTLMCFLLIPHVIYTFFDAEDLTKYMKVIAAQVFSLLAIIKFWTMIINREGIRYCLQQMEMQYKNVECEEDRLVMTKSAKIGRLFTVTYLGLSYGGALPYHIIMPLLADRIVKEDNTTQIPLPYLSNYIFFVVEDSPLYEITFVTQILISSIILSTNCGVYSLIATCVMHSCCLFEVVRRQLDTVFNVGTDNIQKRLGQIIENHMQAIKFAEMIEKSLNIVFLCEMVGCTIIICFLEFGVLKEWEDGQVLPMGTYFVLMTSIFVNVYIISAIGDRLKEESDKVGESSYFISWYNLPTKIVKNLILVMLRTSRPSTLTAAKIFDLSLQGFCEVCKTSAAYFNFIRAMTT from the exons ATGCCAACGGAAGATCCTCAGCCATTTAAAAATCACAATTACAAAGCCGATACCGAGTACGTAGTGAAGGTAGCCAAGACTTTATTAACGCCCGTTGGCATCTGGCCACTTTATCGAGGCAACTCCACGTCTGACAAAATCAAGAATTACATTCAGACAACCTTCATATTCACTCTGATGTGCTTTCTGCTCATCCCCCACGTTATATATACCTTCTTCGATGCGGAGGACCTGACCAAATACATGAAGGTGATAGCCGCCCAGGTGTTCAGCCTGctcgcgattattaaattctggACGATGATCATCAACAGAGAGGGGATTAGATACTGCCTGCAACAAATGGAAATGCAATACAAAAATGTCGAGTGCGAGGAGGATCGGTTGGTGATGACAAAGAGCGCGAAAATTGGCAGGCTTTTCACCGTCACGTACTTGGGATTATCGTACGGCGGCGCGCTGCCTTATCACATAATCATGCCGCTGCTAGCGGACAGAATCGTCAAGGAAGATAATACAACGCAAATACCTCTGCCGTATCtcagcaattatatttttttcgtggTCGAAGACTCGCCGCTCTACGAGATCACTTTTGTCACACAAATTCTGATCAGCAGCATCATCCTCTCGACGAACTGCGGCGTCTACAGCTTGATTGCCACCTGCGTGATGCACAGCTGTTGCCTGTTTGAAGTCGTGCGCAGGCAGTTGGACACAGTTTTCAACGTCGGGACCGATAATATCCAAAAGCGCCTAGGACAGATAATCGAAAATCACATGCAAGCTATCAA ATTCGCGGAGATGATTGAGAAGTCATtaaacattgtttttttatgcgaAATGGTCGGATGTACTATTATTATATGCTTTTTAGAATTCGGAGTTCTAaag gaATGGGAAGACGGACAAGTTTTACCTATGGGAAcgtattttgttttaatgacGTCGATATTTGTGaacgtttatattatatcgGCTATTGGTGATCGCCTTAAAGAAGAG agCGATAAAGTGGGAGAATCGTCATATTTTATCAGTTGGTATAATTTGCCGACAAAAATCGTGAAGAATTTAATTCTAGTGATGCTCAGAACAAGCCGTCCATCAACTTTGACGGCTGCGAAAATATTCGATCTTTCCCTTCAAGGATTTTGCGAG gtttGCAAAACGTCAGCGGCGTACTTTAACTTTATACGAGCAATGACCACATGA
- the LOC139105502 gene encoding aquaporin AQPAe.a isoform X1: MNRNNKIWRVQKNTTTMFVAEIVGTFILMFVGCMGTIGSMGPNPPPPLQTALAFGLTVNFIIMMVGHLSGAHLNPAITIGAVLQGSKSIPTGVIYILGQFIGATAGYGLLKIVTPLELFNDGNINSNVGVCMTVVHPGLNKVQAVLIETLVTSFLLCAACATWDPRCAHLSDSVAIKFGLMVAVLSFTAGPYTGCSMNPARTFAPALWNNTWRDHWIYWVGPILGAVLGTYVYQLLSMVTQKEEIRR, translated from the exons ATGAATCGAAATA ataaaatatgGAGAGTGCAAAAAAACACGACGACGATGTTCGTGGCAGAGATCGTTGGCACGTTCATCCTCATGTTTGTCGGTTGTATGGGAACTATCGGTAGTATGGGACCAAACCCACCTCCCCCGTTGCAAACGGCACTCGCCTTCGGCCTGACGGTGAACTTTATAATTATG ATGGTGGGCCATTTAAGTGGCGCTCATCTTAATCCGGCTATCACCATCGGCGCGGTCCTTCAAGGTTCGAAATCAATTCCAACTGGCGTGATTTACATTCTAGGACAATTCATTGGTGCCACCGCGGGATATGGACTTTTAAAA ATAGTAACGCCGCtggaattatttaatgatGGGAATATCAACTCGAATGTCGGCGTTTGCATGACAGTTGTTCATCCGGGACTCAATAAAGTACAAGCTGTATTAATCGAGACATTGGTTACGAGTTTTTTACTTTGTGCGGCTTGCGCCACATGGGATCCACGATGCGCTCATCTTTCGGACTCGGTTGCTATTAAATTCGGGCTTATGGTCGCTGTTCTTTCTTTCACGGCG gGGCCTTACACAGGTTGTAGTATGAATCCAGCACGGACGTTTGCGCCAGCACTTTGGAATAACACTTGGCGGGATCACTGG aTCTATTGGGTTGGCCCTATTTTGGGAGCTGTACTTGGAACGTATGTCTATCAATTGCTGTCTATGGTAACACAAAAGGAAGAGATACGCCGTTAA
- the LOC139105502 gene encoding aquaporin AQPAe.a isoform X3, whose amino-acid sequence MFVAEIVGTFILMFVGCMGTIGSMGPNPPPPLQTALAFGLTVNFIIMMVGHLSGAHLNPAITIGAVLQGSKSIPTGVIYILGQFIGATAGYGLLKIVTPLELFNDGNINSNVGVCMTVVHPGLNKVQAVLIETLVTSFLLCAACATWDPRCAHLSDSVAIKFGLMVAVLSFTAGPYTGCSMNPARTFAPALWNNTWRDHWIYWVGPILGAVLGTYVYQLLSMVTQKEEIRR is encoded by the exons ATGTTCGTGGCAGAGATCGTTGGCACGTTCATCCTCATGTTTGTCGGTTGTATGGGAACTATCGGTAGTATGGGACCAAACCCACCTCCCCCGTTGCAAACGGCACTCGCCTTCGGCCTGACGGTGAACTTTATAATTATG ATGGTGGGCCATTTAAGTGGCGCTCATCTTAATCCGGCTATCACCATCGGCGCGGTCCTTCAAGGTTCGAAATCAATTCCAACTGGCGTGATTTACATTCTAGGACAATTCATTGGTGCCACCGCGGGATATGGACTTTTAAAA ATAGTAACGCCGCtggaattatttaatgatGGGAATATCAACTCGAATGTCGGCGTTTGCATGACAGTTGTTCATCCGGGACTCAATAAAGTACAAGCTGTATTAATCGAGACATTGGTTACGAGTTTTTTACTTTGTGCGGCTTGCGCCACATGGGATCCACGATGCGCTCATCTTTCGGACTCGGTTGCTATTAAATTCGGGCTTATGGTCGCTGTTCTTTCTTTCACGGCG gGGCCTTACACAGGTTGTAGTATGAATCCAGCACGGACGTTTGCGCCAGCACTTTGGAATAACACTTGGCGGGATCACTGG aTCTATTGGGTTGGCCCTATTTTGGGAGCTGTACTTGGAACGTATGTCTATCAATTGCTGTCTATGGTAACACAAAAGGAAGAGATACGCCGTTAA